The nucleotide sequence CTGTACGTCCCAATGTTAATATGATGGTGTTGATTGCTGGAGGTTGGAggtggtgttggtgttggtgttggtgttggtgttggtgttggtgggTGGGATAAAGAAAGAGGGGTGGTTTTATAAGGGAGATGAAACATGAAGGTTTAACGACATTTTTGCCCTCTCATGGGGTGCACATGACCTCACTTAATGTTAAAAACTAACctggttagtgttaaaggacctaggatgtaatgagttttacaaataaaagactgtgactgtaattatgaAGTTAAAGTTcatccattgcaatccgatacaagcgtaaaggacgaaaactgtaatttaccctttttaaTACATTAATAACACATTATATCATAACACCATATTGTAAGTATGGTGTAATCAATCAAGTCTATATCGTATTTTTGTAACATTAAAAAAGTTTTTAGATGCGCTGAAAAGAGCCTACCCTTCATAAGGGTAAAGCTGGCGAACGCATAAGGCCCGCCTTTTCGAGAGTGCTTAAATTTGTATTTGTTTAAacaatttatttttcaaaataattaaACACCCATAACATTTACAATTCAACTAGTATAACAGAACCGTGCGTTGCAGCGGGCTCGTAATCGCATGCGTAATTTAGGTACACCAATTGCGATTAGACTCATAATTGCGTACGTAATTTAGGTAAACCAATTGTGATGTGCTGGTAAAAATGTAATGATTGAATTAGTTTTGAGGACTAATAATAAATTTATGGTTATTGAACCGATAAGTATATTAAAATGTTAGTAGATACAAACATTtaatatgtgttttgatgtatatgttttttttgagttaattacaagttttgtcctttatatttgtccaaaatttcaggcgctgtcctttacctttaaaattgatgagttttgtccttaatgtttcaaaattttgcacgttatgtcctttagggcaaacccagttaatttttttttgttaaaactgatcatgtgcaaggcacatgagggcatttttgacATTTTACcatattatttaaataaatatcttaaaagaaaatataaaaatgaaCCCTAATATCTTGCACATCAGTCATCATCTTCCCCAATAATGAACCCTAATTTGCGCACCCTGTTTCATGTCAAATTCGAGTTATATGATCACAATTAACGAATAAAACCTTAGGGCTTTTGAATGCAAAATGAAAACGAGTAGGATGGTGGCTAAGAGATGAACCTACAACAAAAATCCAAAACCTGCAATACTAGAATGTTACAGGTGGTGGTTGAGAGACGAACCACCACCGTCGGTCATAAGTATCAACCCCACAAAAACCCTAATTGTTGAAACCATGACCGCCTTGAAGCTTGACTTGGAGAACTCAAAACGAGCACGACGGCGTTTCCAAATCAGGTGGTGGATATGCGGTGGTAGGTGGTTATGATGCGGTTGAAATTTTGGTCTGAAATTTGAATTTTGTGGTTGAAATTTTGGTCTGAAATTTCGTAAAGTTGATGTTAGGGTTTGGTGGTGGATGATGCGGTGGTAGGTGGTTATGGTGTGGTTTCAACGGTGGTGGCTTGGGGGTTATGATGGCGATGGTGGAAGGAggttgtggtggcggtggtggcggcagtGGTGGAAGGAGGTGGTGGCGGcagtggtggaggtggaggtgttGGTGTTAGTAAGTTGTGGAGGTTTTATGGTTGAAGAAGAGAGGGAAAGAGATGAACAGAAGGAAAGAGATGAGAGTAGAGAATGAAaattgttaatatatatatatttatattttcttttaagatatttatttaaataatttgGTCAAATGTCAAAAATGctctcatgtgccttgcacatgatcagttttaacaaaaaaaaaaattaactgggtttgccctaaaggacataacgtgcaagattttgaaacattaaggtcaaaactcatcaattttaaaggtaaagaacagcgcctgaaatttgggacaaacataaagtacaaaacttgtaatttactcgttttttttttcaagcaaTCTAAGTATAAGCAACAATATCCTTTAGTAATTTaataattcataaataccattttaTATAAATGAAAAATCAAAGACCTTGTACCGATGTGCTTGTTGTACCAAaattatgataaaaaaaaagaaaaaacaaataaaaagtaGTGGTTATGTATTGATTGGGGAGTATCTTTTGAAGCACcaattaaaacaaacaaaaattgaATAGTAACTTAGTAAGAGGAACTATATTTGCTAAATTATATCGGGATAATAagtttttttaaacatatttatATCTAACCCAACTAATCTTGTGTAACCCAATTGAAAACTTCAAATTTTTGTCAtgacttatttttttatttttaattgcaCATAGTCTTCAAATTCTCAGGTACAACCTTGCTTCAAAGCAATTGTGAAGCTTGAACGAAAAGTCAATCGAAGTCGGACTTTCAAAATCCAAATCAGCAGGGCTGGACTCataaaatccaatattttacacgACAATTTTTTTTACAGAAAAACTAACAATATGGTAGAAAAATCGATAGAGACTAGGGCACCTCCAACCCCAATAAAGCTTCACCCATGCTTCCAAGAGAAAAAAAAGTGATGGTTTGAAGTTTCCTTTAAAACATATACTTAATCTAATATattataactaggttataaccccgtgtattacacggggttgaataaataaattttatgtataaataataaaacaatatatctttaaaacctcaattattgtacgggttgaataaatataatttaatatattaaataataaaaatttatatctatAAAAACCATATTGTACAAGTTGAATaattgtaattttatatacaaaataataaagttgtatctttaaaaccacgtgtattacacggattagataaatgtaatattgtttatcaaataataaaataatacatctttaaaaatctcatttattatacgggttgaataaatgaaattttatataccaaacaataaaaaaaatacatctttaaaaatatgtgcattacacggtttgaataaatgtaattttctgtactaaataataaaaaaatatatatccttaaaaaccccctgtattgtacgaattgagtaaatctaattttatatatcaaataataaaaaagttatatcttaaaaaacctcacgTGTTACATCgatcgagtaaatgtaattttatacagtgaaaataaaaatatttaatatattaatacaaagtttggtttttgtgataaaaatagattattctgttgttgcaaaatttgttaacgaaatctcaataaatttaacgctttatttaaaactccgtaaatgtataaatgataaataatattagttaattttattttaagtttagtaaaatttattttataccaaactaaacaaaacgttcaaatataattaattcaaataaataatattataaatgagaaggagattaaattaaataataattattcataagatattaaactaataatatttagtaggagagttatctataatataagatattaaattaaataatattttgtagaaggattatctataattaattagaagagattaaattaaaataataattatctataagagatgatctaatatgatgacaagtgtccataaagtggtttcttttattatagtagttagataTTATAAGGATATAGGGAAAAATAGATAAAGATATACAGATAAATGAATTAAGTTTATTTTTAGTTAAAACAAATACAATACTTTCCATTTTATGGCATTAGCATGGGAAtcaaatatagtttttttttatgttacaATTAATAAGGAAATTGAACATTTTCAAGTAATCATTAACAATTTTTGAAATATAAATATATTGTTTAATAAAGACAAATGTTGTAAATTATAAATACAAATATTGTTTAATAAAGAAAAATGTTCTAAAACATAATATGGTGTTTGGGTTTTACCGACAATGTGATAAAATACTTTAATTGACTACTTACAGCTTTGTTCAACCGTATTTAATAATCGTAACAAAAATTTATACACATATAAATGCATCTCAATTTTTTTTAGAGATTAGCCGACACACATATTTTAATTCTACTCTTATCATTGAATTgttgttaaaaaatatttatatatctaCCATTAGACTTCAACTATCAACTGAcacgagaaaaaaaaaaaaaaaacatttttccaACATACCTCGACGGGCAAACTACAAGTCGTTTGGTAGGCATGTTAAGTACATATACAATTTTTATTACATAGAGCAGGTTATACGATTATTGTATCACCACGAAAGAAAATACAACTATTAATGCATTCTCCCAattgtctatttgtttttttttttttaaatctatatTCACCACCCCCCTATACTAAGTGTGCATACatataaatttattttaatttGTTATTAAGATCCATGTTTTGTGGcttaaaaaatatttaattaccGTATCTCCTACAAAAAGATAAATGATATGTTAAAAGTAAATCTTTTTTGTAAATCACGAATCccaatatattatttttagaaaaaacaaattaaataaaatgtATGAAATTAGCGGCACTTCAGGTGAGGTAAGGGCTTACTGAAGGTATGAAATTAGAGACCATGAGTTTTTGGGTTCGATTTCTAtaaaagagtttttttttttttttatttattgggtttccttttaaattggtgtatatgcattattGCTTAATGGAGGTGGATATGAttgggtggttccgctggtggcacgttCATACTCCAGTTTTcctatatttattgggtttccttctgaattggtgtatcgggtggttccgctgatgGCACGTTCATACTCTAGTTTTTctatatttattgggttttcaaATTGGTATATATGCATTATTGCTTAATTGTTCGCCATTTATTCAAATTCACCTTTTAAAAATACATGAAATTATTATTAGTTTTAGAGCACATCCCTCGTGTATTAAAAAAACAGAAACCgggaaataaataaataattatacgCAACAGTTCACACCTTGTAACCCAACAACACGTTAATGATAAGCCATCAAAAACACATCCAAGGGCCAGCCTAGTTTGAAATGATTGCAGACACATGGTAGGCGCCGTGTTCCCTCCACACATGATTCTCACCCCCTTTGACGTCAAAGGCCCCCAACACACTCGagaatattattttttataataacaacaaACAAATCACACAACCGAAAACACAGAGAGATTCTTCCAGATAAAACAGGGTTGGGGAGAAGCAAAATACTTGTGACTGACCACTCTGTGAAACAAACATAcattttacatatatatataacagtCATTGAGTTGAGAGATATAAACATATATTGTGTTTGGGTTTGGGGTTTTGAGAGATGGAAATGATGCCGGAAGGAGGTGGCGGAGGGAGGAGGAAGCCGTCGTCGAGAGAGAAGGAGAATAACCGGAGGAGAGAGAGACGACGGAGAGCGATTGCAGCGAATATATACAATGGGTTGAGAGCACAGGGGAATTATAATTTGCCAAAACATTGTGATAATAATGAGGTCTTGAAAGCTCTTTGTAAAGAAGCTGGTTGGGTTGTTCTTCCTGATGGTACTACTTTTCGTAAGGTATGTTTTTACTCTAACTTTTCATCAATTCATTTTGTTGTTGGTTGTTAGATCTGGGGGTTATGATTTATGAATTGTGTTGTGATCGATTAAACGGTTGAGATTGAATCGGAGTTGCataaattttgtgtgttttgatcgTCTGTTGTTGATTTAGGGTTTTTAAGGTGTAGATCTAAtgaattgatttgaaatgttaGTTAATGTTGTTGAGTTGATTCGATTAGTTGATTGATTATGCATTTATGCAGCTTAATTTGCTTGAAAGTAGAGGTGTACAAATAACCGGTTCTGGAACTGACCCGATTTAGAAACCAGTTTTTAACCCGGGACCGATCAGATATTGAAACTGGTTTTGTAACACGGGACTGATCCGATATAGAAACTGGTCTGTATAGGAACCGGTTTGAAAATCCTCCTGCTGAAAACAGttaaaaccgaaccgaactgGTCAAAAACTTGTACAAAAAACGGTGCTATGTTCGGGCGAAAACTGgtttgactttcattgaccaGAATTTCtgtaaatttaataaaaaaattgcaGAAATTCATGATTCTTTTATCTAAACGGCAGGGAATTTGTAATTAAGTTTGTAACTTAAGTGTTTGTTTGAATTACAGGGTTCCAGGCCACCACTGCCTACCATTGATACCGGTGCAGGATCGAATGCTACAACTCCATGTTCTTCCCAAAGACCGAGCCCATCGTCTTCATCATTCCCTACCCCGATCCCATCATATCAATGCAGCCCGTCATCCTCGTCGTTTCCGAGCCCGTCCACCCTGGACATGAACAAGAACCCGTTTGCGTATCTTAATAACACCATCCTGGCTTCACTCCCCCCTTTGCGTATCTCAAACAGTGCCCCCGTTACCCCACCGCTCTCGTCCCCGATTTCAAAGTGCCCGAAACCGAACAATTTCAACTGGGAGTCATTTAGCAAGCAATCAATTTCTTCTTTCAACTTGCCGGTCTTCGCGTCATCTGCACCTACGAGCCCTACGAAGTACCAACGGTTCACACCAGCAACCATACCCGAgggtgatgaatctgattgctCCACCATTGACTCATGCCAATGGGTGAGGTTTAAGAACTACGAGCCGATGTTGACGAACCCCAACTCGCCAACTTTTAACCTGGTGAAACCGGTGGCTCCGGCAGCTGAAGCCGATGATGGCGGTTTTGATAAGGGGAAAGGGATGGAGTTTGAGTTTGAAAATGGTGGTGTGAAGGCTTGGGAAGGAGAAAGGATTCATGATGTTGGGATGGATGATCTTGAGCTTACTCTTGGAAGTGGGATTTCTAAAATATAATGTGTGTTTTATTGTTTTAAGTTATGGTTATTCTAAagtttattaattttttaaatgattttagAGGTTAGCATACCAGTGAATTTTCTTGAAGATGCACATTTATGATTCAATAGTGGAATTTATGATGTCTTTTGAATTTTGATGAAGTGATTGCAGACTCATTTTACATATAGATCTTTTGAACTGTTTGATCATAAATGGATATTGTGTATTTACTTTCTTGTCACAGTTTATTCTCTTTATGGTTTTAATCGATGCAAGCCTTGCATATTTGGCTAATCATAATGACGCGATGTTATAAGAGGTCGGGGGTGTACACTGTGCACTAGCTCAACCTAGTCGGGTGTAAATGAGCCTGAGTTTGTAAGCTCAGGTCGTATACTTTCGAGAAAGTTCAGGCCTGAGCTCGACTTGTAATTATAAAGTTTTAGCATGGCTCGTGAGTAGTTTTACAACTTTGAGCTCGCCTCatgtattatttattatttatttagttatttttattattatttacatatatatttatagttataatttttatataaaatataatattattattatcataggtttgtatataataattatattatataaatatatatttagtatattaaataaaagttatatatattaCATTTGTTCGTTTAAGTTCGCAAGCTGGCTCGAAATCGATATTTGAAGCTATGGTTTGGTCTTGTTTATTAAATGGGCCTCAATAATAATTTGAGCTCGTTTAAACTCGACTTGATTCGAGTTTTCAGCGAGATGATCTCGAATAGCTCACGTGTGGCTCGGCTCATTTACATAATTACATTTCTAGCCGAAGCGAAGCTTGCCAAGTTTGAGGCTTGGTTCGGCTCAGTTGTTCAACTTAATTTGGTGCTAGGCTCGTTGTTTTGGCTTGATTCTCATGTCTGATTCATACAAGCTAACATATATTAAAACAAGGTTACATTCCCGTGTATTATATGGGTTGATAACTGTAATGTTGTACAATTAGCAATAAAAAAtaatgttataaaatgaacaTATGCATAGAATGGTTAAATAAACTCGTGTATTATACTAATAATAGAATAAAACGTAATGTAAATTGTTAACGTATTTCTTTTAACTGAGTATTAACTTTGATTTTTTAATAcaatctatttttttattatttaacattATTGTATTTTCTCATTATTACCATCCAACCACATTAAATATTTCAATTGTTTTAGAAATTAATCATAAAATcaattatcattattattattattctttgtTTTTTAATGTTTTAACCAAAATAATTTTGATCTTGATATGCTCATCTAAAAattagtaattttttttttaatcaaatttaTCAACTTTTTTTTATGATTCATTAATTTAGATTTAGTTTTATATTATACGTGAACTGGCCGAACTACATTAATATCGCGggtaagcgagcaacaagctgcgccgctacccctttctgaatagcaaacccttaGTAATTAATTTCATATTAAATTCATTTGGTTGATTATATATTAACTATCTTTAACTTTAATTAAAAACCAAGTATTATAAATAAGCAAGGTGTTAGTGCATATATGTGTTGTAAGTTGGGCTTTGGgagtctttcaaaaaaaaagaaaatttccctttttaaccttaaagttttaatgtttgacaatttaagtttaaacttctaatctttgtttcctttttaaccctaaagttttagtctttgacaatttaccctaaaattctaatatttgacaatttaagtttaaaatttttaatctttctttcctttttaaccctaaatttttaatctttaacaatttaagtttaaagttttaatctttggtaatttaaccccttttattaatttgattttttacttctaattcaaacgtttccatcttttgcgatttaaccactttgattttttatacttatgtgttgtaatttTGGCTTTgtgggtttttcaaaaaaaaaaatggttatgcatatggttgttgtaaccttggctttggggctttttcaaaaaaaaaaaattgatttttttacttttcccctaaaagtatttcataaattacttttaacccaaaactatttgtttttgtttttttttacttttaacacgaaactttttatcttttgcaatctatcctcacaacttttttactttcaactttggtcctttatagttttcattttccgcaaatttttcgttttatgcTTTGTTCTGAATTTTGTGACTTAaaacatcgcaacgtgcgtctatGGTTTAGCATTTTTCACGTTTCGTTCTAAactttgcgagttaacatgacacaatgtgcgtgtgtgggtgaacgtttttacatcgtctattttttcccgtttgacaggttcaacataacgtgcacgtcctaaatcgacttagttataactaaagaatcccgccgcattgcggcgggtcgtaattctagtttatAATTAATTAGGAGAGATAGGTGGAGAAACAAAAAaagtagatttttttttttgaaaagtaaacttcattaaaaagAGAACGCCGACCCAAGCCGGGCCGACAAAAAAACTACACACAAAacttacatatttacaaaagaaACCCAATCATGCCAATCAATCCCTTTATACTTAGATCTCGTGGAAAACCAAAGAAAACTAAAAGCCTTGATCTCACTTATAATGCCTTCAATTCTAACTGGAGAATTAGAAAACTTGAAATTATTTCTTGCAACACCAACAAGCTATCATAATTATACCATGGACCGCACTCCTCTTCTTATCCGAATCTTTAAGACCTTTGTGAATGGAGAGCAAATCTTTGAGCGAAAAGACTATAATGTTTGGAATTTTACACCAAGACGAAATTCCTTCCCAAACCATCGAAGCAACAAAACACCCTACGAAAACGTGATCAACTGTTTCTTCCTCCGAGTTACACATGAGACAACTAAGGTCGCCAACATCGATATTAGTAGATGACTTAGATAGATGACACCCCCCGGTCTCGCATACACACCCCCCTttattaatatagtatagatagattacACTTTGATCATCTTTGTATGTTATAACTAGGTTTTTCATGTATGTGTTATGTGGTGTAGTTATTACGCTTTTATATGTTTCTCCGACTTGCATACACCCCTAGAGAAAGAAGTAACATAATCTCATAGTAAGTTATCCATGTTATTGATATGACATAGATAGATAGATCAAGTTATTGGTACGACATAGATAGATCAATGGAGATTTAAGCCTaatataatagataataaacgcGTATAGTTATGCTATACGACACAACTATATCTTTCATATTTTATCCATAAGAACATTATAGTATGGCCATCGTGTGTGCATTTACCAAAAGTAACATGGCATGTTTTTGGGGACCAAAACATTCCCCTCAAATTTAATTCCCAACTAACAACATCAATCACACATTCAAATAGAcacatatatacatgtatattcTTTAATATCACAATCTCATctctattattttaatattatttttaaaggGTTTGCTTTTTTGCAATAATGTGTGATACTAATTACAATATCGCGTCCAACTTTTTagctttttatttgtttttataatGAGTTTTGAttcattttaaattataattGTGTGTCCAATCCATTTTATAGTGTATTCAACTTCACATGTAATGCTACAAAAATACGTGCAATTAATTGACACAGGTACCTTTATCTCCACGCGTATGCGCTATCTTATCCTGAAATCttttataaattattatttttataagacGTATATATATGCATGTGTGTACAATTGGATCGGagattaaataattttttttttgtagaaagCATATGAAAAAAGTCATGACTTTGCTGAGTTGACCCAATTTCTTATTCTCTCTCTCAAATTTTCTTTCATGTTGACAAAGATTATAAACCCACACCCTTTTCACTATTTTGATTTCGAAATTTCATTGTCTTTATGAATGTTTTACTACAATTAAAATTTCATTGTCTTTATGAAT is from Helianthus annuus cultivar XRQ/B chromosome 9, HanXRQr2.0-SUNRISE, whole genome shotgun sequence and encodes:
- the LOC110879506 gene encoding protein BRASSINAZOLE-RESISTANT 1, which gives rise to MEMMPEGGGGGRRKPSSREKENNRRRERRRRAIAANIYNGLRAQGNYNLPKHCDNNEVLKALCKEAGWVVLPDGTTFRKGSRPPLPTIDTGAGSNATTPCSSQRPSPSSSSFPTPIPSYQCSPSSSSFPSPSTLDMNKNPFAYLNNTILASLPPLRISNSAPVTPPLSSPISKCPKPNNFNWESFSKQSISSFNLPVFASSAPTSPTKYQRFTPATIPEGDESDCSTIDSCQWVRFKNYEPMLTNPNSPTFNLVKPVAPAAEADDGGFDKGKGMEFEFENGGVKAWEGERIHDVGMDDLELTLGSGISKI